The genome window AATGGAACATCGTTAGTTAAAGGTTCAGACTACTATGTAATTTCACCTCTAATCAATGAGTGGTGGGGTGGTAGGAATATGTCTGATATGCTACCAAAATTATTCTTCGACCATTTTACACAAACAAGTTTCGTTGCGGAAAAGGACGGTAAACTTGTGGGGTTTCTAATAGGATTCCTTTCTCAAACTCATTCAAATGAAGCGTATATTCATTTCGTCGGAGTTCATCCTGAATACAGAAAGCATAATATTGGAAAACATTTATACAATATGTTTTTTAATGTGGTAAAGCAAAATAATCGAAGTATTGTTCGTTGTGTAACGTCACCTGTCAATAAAGGTTCGATTGCCTATCATACCAAAATGGGGTTTGAAATTGAAGATGGAGATAGAATTGTTGAGGATCTATCCATAAATACAGACTTTGACGGACCAAATCAAGACAGAGTTTTATTTGTAAAAAAATTAAATTGAATTCTAGCTTTTTATTGAACTAACGCATGCTTTAGTTTTAATAGAATAATATTTTGTTTGGAGTTTTTATAATATTAGGAGGAGGAAAATGTTACTTTTATTTATGCATGTTCTTACCCATGCCCTTGTTGGAGCTGTTATTGTATTTCTTCTAAAAGATGCAAGAAATCTTTCGATACCTAAAAAAATAATTTTATCTGTTATTGGTGGTTTTGCAGGTATATTACCTGATACTTTAGGTGTTAGAACTTCTACTCCTTGGTCTCATTCCATACTATTTGCTCCCATTTTTGTTTTACCTGTTGCTTTGATTACCAAAAAAATATTTCGAGAAATCATATGGTGGAAAATTTGGATTATACTCACTTCAGCAACAATTGTCGGACATATTATCGTAGACTTTTTAACCCATGAAGTTTCGTTAATATACCCTTTATCCCAAAAGCAATATGCTTATGTAATATTTGAGGCTGGAGATCCTTGGGTTTGGTTCCCTTTAATGATTACGCTAATAATTGTTATTTTTAGTTCTAAACATAGCATGAAGAGTATTATAATAGTACTTTTACTAGTAGGATCATATATGGGTATTAGAAGTTACTCTAAATCCGAATTGACATCTAAGTTAGAAGAATATTATGGAGAAAAAAACGCAATTATTCTTGTGAGCCCCCCTGGAGAAAATCTGATGAATATAAAAAATCCTTTAGAGTATCTTAAATGGTCTTATGATTTGTATTCTGAACAACGAATAATACGAGGCTTTAGTCCGTTACTTGGTGATTCGCTAGAAAACCATACAAATTTATATTATCCAGAGCCAAAGCCAGTTGAGGTAAGTATTAATGGTCCCTATAGATCGGGTGAGGATCCAAGTTTTAATGTAATAAGGGAAGTTAGAAAAAGTGGCAATTATTATTTGGTATGTATAGAAGAAAATCATAATGATCCAAGGATTTTTCGTCAAGAAATAGACGGAAGATGGATTGAAGTTCAAGGTACTGAAAAGCTAAGAGTCCTGGACTACTCTTGAACGTCAATTATGTGTAAAGAATGATCAGTCAAACTAATTAGGGCAATCGCTTTTTTACTAATGGAGCTTTTCTTGAATCCCATCCTTTTCTTCTTCAACTAACAGTGCAGGATAGTGGAAGAAGGTAATTGTTTTAAACATAAAAAGAGGTGAAAATTCGTGGATCAATTGCTTCAACATTTACAAAGAGTTGGCGTACATAACCTAAAAAATGATCGTGTAATTATGTTAGAAATTTTAGAGAATAAACTTCATCTTGCTTCTGAAATAGATGTGCTTATAAATGAACTTTTAGATAAATTACATAGTAGTTGTCTGAAAAAAATTATGTTGGAGTGCCCTAAAATGCTTTTAGATAGCTTAAATCGTACAAGGTCTAAAATGGAAATCATTGGTGAAAGGGTTGTATACAAGAGATCTTTAATGACATCATTAAATGTTTCGATACCAGATTATGAAGTATGGTCAATTTCTGATAATAACTCTGTCTCTTTTCTATCTGAAGTGATGGGTATAAGTTTTATTGATGCAGAGAAGTTTTTAACGGGAATGAGCATTGAACTCCCATCACAAGTTAAGGAAATGTTTACAGTATATAAAGTTAATAAAGAGCCTGTTGGTGTAGTTTTTCCACATATAGAACCAAATACAGATAAGGAAGGACGCATTTTTTGGATAGGCATGCATCCTAATTTTCTGGGGTCAGGTTTTGGAAGGAACTTACATGCAATTGGATTATACAGATTGAAAAACGAATTTAAAGCTATCTCTTATTTAGGAATGACTCAAGTCGACAATATTCCAATGAGAAATATTATGGTTTTAAACGGATGCATTCAAAATGAAAATACAGTAATTTCTTTACAATACTCTGTTTAGGAATGAGTTTAATCGTTAAGTAATTCCATCATTATCAACGTCAAGGATTTAATCAATTCAAACAGCCACCTAAAGGTTGTGAAGTTATAATGCGAATGAGCATATACTTTAATAACGAAGATCGTTTTTTCTTTTTCAACTTATTGGCAGGTTAGTTTAGCAAAGAAGGTGCACTGCAGTGTCTCTGGTGCTCCATTTTTATTAGATTAAAAGATGGAGGCGAAAATTGAATGTCCAATGATCATGAAGTTTTAGTAGATAAAGAAAAACGAAATGATTTAAAAGTGAAAGAAGAACGGAAAGAAGGAGAACCAACTCCTGCCTTCAAAGGGGCTTCGTGGGCAGCGCTATTAGTAGGTGTTGCGTCGTATCTTATAGGCTTGTTTAACGCAACTATGGAATTGAATGAAAAAGGATTTTACTTTGCAGTTTTAGTGTTCGGACTGTATTCGGCGATATCTTTACAAAAAGCAGTTAGAGATAAAGATGAGGGCGTACCAGTTACTACTATTTATTATGGTCTTAGTTGGTTCGCACTTATTGTATCTATTTCATTAATGGCCATCGGTTTATACAATGCAGGAAGTGTAGTTTTAAGCGAAAAAGGCTTTTTTGGTATGGCATTTGTTCTTAGTTTATTTGCAGCTATAACGGTTCAAAAGAATATAAGAGATACACAGCGGGCAAGAGAAAAAGGTTGAGTTATGTACCACGATGGAGCAGAATCCACTATGCTACAAGGGGTTTCCGTGGCTCGCTAAGGGTCTAAATTTTTGCATAGACAGCTAAATTAAAATTTGAGATCGGATCAACCGCGGAAAGGCTTTCATTTCATTCTTTAACTATCGAAGGGTATTAAATAAAGGTGTTGAGTTGCCTAGGCAGCTCTTTTTTTCTTTCTTGAACTAATAATTTCGTTATGGATATCTGACATAAACTTAGTTATCATTTTGGTCATTTCCTTTCTCATACGTAAATATATCGTTTATATCAACACTAACTAATTCAGCAATTCGAGAGTCGGTCCATAATTTCCTTTTTCTATTACGAAGATGGTTTGCTTGGAAACCCCGACTTTCTCTGCTAATTCTTGCTGAGACATTCTGGCAAGTACACGATTTTCATAAACCTTATTTGATATCGAATTACCAAAATCTTTCTTCATGACGATCATCTCTAGCATCAAATTATAAACAAACTCACTTTTTACAAAAAAAGTAAAGTAAACTTATACAAAAGTATCAAACAACTTTTTTTACTTAGATTACTTTGATTTAACAAGTGCCAGAATGCAGAAGGAACCTGACAAATTTCATGATTCCGCAAGGTTCATATATAGATCTGGTGCAATCGGGTGATAATATTCAGTAGCTTTAAAATAAAGTTTTGATTGTCTCTATTAACCTTAATCACATGCAATGATAAAGATGTGAAATAATTTGTTATTTAATATCTTGTTAAAAATTGGTGTTGATGCTATCATGTGAATATAATATATGAATATTCATATAAATAATTCATAAAAGGAGGGGTCATCTATGGCAAGGGGCAAAAAAGTTTTTTCAGAAGAAGATAAAACTCTGATTAAAAGTAAATTGAAAGATGAGTGTATGGCATTTTGGATTTCTCCGGGTTATAAAGAAACAAGCATTGGCGCATTGTGTAAGAAAGCAGAAATATCTACAGGTACTTTTTATAATTTATATTCAAGTAAGGAAGAACTTTTTTTTGAAGTTCTGTATGACATTCAAGATACTATTTATGAAAATTTCATTGAGCGAATTGAACAATGCCCTGAAAAGTCCGGCTTTGAAACAGCAATAATCCAGCTTTACTATGAATACGAAAGCAAACCATTTCTTTATGACGTGAAAACGACTGATTTCACATCATTTTATAGTAAACTTTCGGAGGAAATGAAAGAAAAACTAATATTTGATAGTAGTGAACTTTTTCGTACAGCAATCAAACGAGCAAATCTCAAATTGAAAGTTTCTGAAAATTTAGCCTTTTCTACCTTCACCGTCCTTCTTTCAAGCATTGCAAGTAAAGAAGGAATTTCACAAAACTGTGATCACTTAGCCGCATTTCAATTTATGACGAAGCAGTTGGTAGCAAGCATCTTTGAGTAGAGGCTCGATTTCAACTATAAAATAGGAGGAGATATCAATGAGTTTATTTTGGCGTATTATAGATTTTCTAAAAGAAACAGCACCGTTCTTTATCGCGATGAATATCATTTTAGCAATTTTCCTACTAATCTTCGGGTTCGTTTTACTATCCAAAAAGAATAGAGAACAGAAGTCGAAAATGATTGGCGGAATGGTTTGTTTATCATTTTCAATGTTGGCTTTTTTAGGTGCTCTGTCCAATGCATTTTTTTCTTATTTCATATTTTAAAATTTGGAGGATAAAAAGATGTTAGACAAACTACAAAAGATCATGGATGTGGCATGTAAATGGGGAAATGAAAATTTTGGAACCTCTATTCAGTTCCCTAAACCAACAAAAAAATCCATGGTATCCAGTGCTTTTTCAAGTGGAATTATTAGTAGTGTAATTACGATTTATGGACTTTTTTTAAAAAATATATGGATTTTGTTATTTGGTGGACTTGGAATATTAAGCAGTGTTTTCATATATCGAAAAGGTGTAAAAAACGATTAGATAAGTAACATTAACTTTTTACCTAGCTAAAAGGGAAGAACTGATTAAATCCGAAAAGTAATATTTTTCAGTTGTGCATCTTTATTGTAAAACCGCAACCTCGTAAAAGCCCGATTAATGAAGGCTAATAATTATTTTATCCCTGTCGAATAGAAGACTTTTGCAGCCATCTGGCATCGATATTTAATCGAGGCTAGGTGGCTGTTTCATTTTGGGAATGGATACAAATTATATAAAACGTAGTTTATTTATAAGGTTTGTATGTTTAAAATCGTATTTATTGTTCGAATATATTGAATGATTAACTGATATAAGGAGGGGTTAAGGAATGGCTATTGAAACACTTACCAATGAGTTGACGGGTTTATTTGACGAGATCGTAGAAAATCGTCGCTTTTTACATCGAAACCCAGAGCTTTCTTTTCAAGAAGAAAAAACATCTCGCTTTATAGCAGATACATTAAAAAGCTATGGAATTTCTGTACAAGAAAATGTTGGTGATAAAGGTGTAGTCGGATTTATTCAAGGTAAAGAACCGGGAAAAACGATAGCATTTCGAGCAGATTTTGATGCATTACCAATCGAAGATCAAAAAGAAGTTACATATAAATCCACAGTGCCTGGCGTTATGCATGCCTGTGGACATGATGGACATACAGCCACCTTACTCGCTATGGCAAAAGTTCTTCAAAAACATAAGGACAGTTTTCATGGAACCGCTAAATTTATTTTCCAGCCAGCCGAAGAAAAGCCACCAGGTGGGGCGAAATTTATGATTGAAGACGGGGTTTTAGATGATGTGGATTATGTGTTCGGTGCACATTTAGCGACAGATCTTCCCATTGGCAAGCTGTCAACCGCTTCAAATGCAATAATGGCCTCAGTTGATGCTTTTACAATTAAAATCTTTGGTAAGGGCGGTCATGGAGCTCGACCACATGAAACGAAAGACTCCATTATTGCGGCAACTCAACTAGTTCAACATCTACAACAAATTGTTAGTCGTCGTATTAATCCAACTGAAGCGGCCTTTGTCACAGTTGGAAGTATTCATGCTGGGAATGCATGTAATTGCAGACTCTATTTTGTTCGATTGTACCTGGCGTAACCCTTATTATGAATGGGGCCAATCATAGAATGGATGGTTCTATGTATCCTTTTAATATTTTTGGAAATGGGTGGGAAAAATATACTTCAACATTGGAGATGCTTCCATACAAAGGTGATACAATTATTGGGAATGATGTGTGGATAGGAAAAGATGTAACCATTATGCCTAGCGTAACTATTGGGGACAGAGCAATTATTGCAGCTAATTCTGTAGTAGCAAAGGATGTTGAACCCTTCACAATTGTTGATGGGAACCCTGCTAAAGAAATAAAAAAACGATTTTCTGAAGAGAAAATAGAGGAATTACTAAAAAATACAATGGTGGAATTTTGAGCAAGAACTGATGTCTGATAATATCGAAGTTATTCTATCCTATGATATTGAAGTACTAAAAAAATTAAAGTAGTAGTGTAATTCTTGTTTGTAAAAAAATATTTTCTCCTTTTTTATTTAATCATGCCATTACTTGTCATGTTTTATGGTTAGTATAGGTTTGTTCCTTAATCAATAAGGGAAGTTTATAAGATAAAAGGAGAGGTTAAAGTATGTCACGTGAAGTAGTTTTATACATTGCTGCAAGCCTAGATGGTTTTATTGCTAAGGAAGATAATGACTTACAATGGTTAACTGACACAGAAGGGGAGGGGGATGCAGGATATGCAGAAATGTATCAATCTATTGATACAACGATAATGGGGAAAAAGACTTATGATTATATATTGAAAAACTCAGAATCATTTCCGTATCCTGAAAAAAAATGCTACGTCTTCAGCAATTCTGAAAAAGGGTCAGATGAATATGTGGAATTTGTCCATGAAGATGTAGTAGAGTTTACGAGAAAGCTAAAAGAACAAGAGGGTTCTAAAATATGGATGGTTGGTGGAGCGGGTATACTCGATGCTTTTATCAAACAAAATTTAATTGACGAGTATATTATTACGGTCACACCTCATATTTTAGGCTCGGGTATCCCTTTGTTTAAAGAAAAAAGTCCACAAATAGATTTAATTTTAATTGATACAAGACGGTATGGGCAGTTTGTACAACTGCATTATAAGGTGAATCAAACTAAGAAATAGCCTAGCATATGTTGTGCACTCTAGAGTACGATTCAATAAAAATTAGATTAAATTTGGACAACTTCACCAATTAGTGAAGTTGTCCTTTTTCATCAGCCGTCGAACCACACGCCATTCTTTTTTAATATGACACGAGTTGACATATTAATATGGTATGAATGTTAAGAGCGGCAATGAACTAAAATTTCTTAAGTGTTTTAGTTGTATGGTTAAAGACTACTCTGAGATTTCTCAAAGCAGTCCTTGATAAAGAAAAGAGATCAATTTACTTGTTTTTTTCTAATAAACAGAGACACTACTACGGCAATGATAGAAATGATAAAGCCTAACATGAACGTGTCGCTATAACCTGCAACAGATGCTGTTAATTGTTGAGTTACATCATTTGAATCAGTAGACTGTGCCAAATGACTACGGGACCGCGCTGACATAGTAGCGATAAACAAGGATGTGCCAATCGCTCCGGCAACTTGCTGCAATGTACTAAAAATGGCAGATCCATGTGGATAGTATTCCGACGTAATTTGATTCAGACCATATGTTTGGACGGGAACAAGAACGAGCGCCACTCCTATCATTAACAAGCAATGAGTTATAGTGATTTGCAAGGTCGTCGATTCAAGTGTAAATCTGGTAAAGAGATACAACGCAATACTGACGATCAATAGACCTGGAATAATAATGATTCTAGCGCCAAATCTATCAAATAGTTTTCCTGTAATAGGCGACATTAATCCGTTGACGACACTTCCGGGTAGCATAGTGAGACCTGACTGAAAAGCTGTTACTAGCAACACGCTTTGCATAAACATTGGTAGTAGGGTGGTTGTTGCAAACATCGACATCATTACAATAATTAATAGAATAATCGAGAGAGAGAACATCGGAAACTTGAATGTACGTAATTCCAAAATGGGGTTTGAAATACGCAGTTGGCGAACTACGAATAAGATTAATGCCAGGCTACCAATAACAATTGGCCAATAAACTTGCGGGTCAGACCAACCACCGTTGCCTGTAGCACTAAAACCATACACTACACCTCCAAAACCTAATGTCGATAAAATAATGGAAAGAATATCAACTTTGGATTTTGTGAGCTCTGTTACATTGACAAGATAAAAATACCCTATAATAAAGGAAAGAAGTGTAATAGGAATAACGATATAAAATAGCCAGCGCCAATCCAATGCTTCTATTACAATTCCTGAAAGTGTAGGTCCAATAGCAGGGGCAAATGTAAATATTAAAAAGAGTATGCCCATAATGGAACCTCGTTTTTCAGCAGGGTAAATCATTAACAACGTATTCATCAGTAGTGGAATGATTAATCCCGTACCAATGGCTTGAACCACTCGACCAACTAGTAGCAGCATAAAAGTAGGTGCTAATGCAGCGACAATCGTGCCAATTAAAAAGGTAATCATAGAAATGAAAAATAGTTGTCTTGTAGTAAACCATTGTTGAATTAAAGCTGTTACAGGAATAAGTGCGCCAACGACGAGCAGGTAAGCCGCAGTTAGCCATTGTATTGTAGTTGCCCCGACCTGGAATTCATTCATTAGCACAGGCAAGGCATTGCCTAGCAATGTTTCGTTTAATGTTGCTACGAATGCCCCCGTCATAAGGGCGACCATGATTGGTGTTCGTTTTACATTTTGTAAATGTAAGTTCATGTTGTGTTCCTTCCTTTCGTACAAATGTTGTTGATGCGTTTCAATTATAGAAATATTTTTCACAGTAAAATATATTCAATATTTTTACTTTGGGTAGTTAGGAGACAAAATCGAATAAATGTTGGAGAAATTGATTAAAAAAGAAGGTGAATGCGGATGGATTTGAGGAAACGTCGCTCCATGCAATTGTTATGGAAAGCCCTGTTTGATCTCATGACGGAAAAAAAGATATTGTTTTCTAAATTGACAGTCGATCAAATTTGCGAAAAGGCAATGGTTCATCGTTCCACGTTTTATAAGCATTTCGATGATAAATTTAAATTGCTAGAGTACGGACTAAATGAAATTATGGAGGGATATTGGGAAATTCCATTGGACAAAAGAATTTTACAACCATTTTATTGGTCCGATGAATTTTTTGAAGACTCAGAGACGCATAAGTTAGTTTCTGCACAACAAGGTGATGAACTTTTCTTTGATTGTATGACGACTTACTCTATGCGGTTATTAAAAAAAGACTCATTAAAATTTATCCAACATTCTAAAACCATAGATATTCCGCATGATTTGTTAGCTGAATTTCATGTGGCTACAATGGTTGCTTTAAGTGAATGGTGGCGTAAAAATCCGAATCTAGTAAGCTTAGAGCAGCTAGATGAATATTTTCATACATTAGTGAATGGCAATATTTTTGATGTTGAAGAAAAAAAGAATGAAATACTTTAAATCTACTAAAGTGGAATCTATTATTGATTAATAACTTCAAAATGGATTCTTCTTTTTTATATAAACAAAAGTTGCTGTTGTTTACAAATGAATAAACTTATTGTATGTTGTTTATTAAATAATAAACAAAGAGGGGTTTTGTTTGTGAATGTAAGTGATTTGACAATAGAGGAATTATCGAAGGGGTATGTAAAAGCAGGCGATGCATATGAATGTATATTTTGTAAAGAATCATTTGATGCCGAAGAAGTATTCAAAATAAATGATCGTTTTTTTACGGCTAAAAAAGCTATACAACGCCATATCGAAAATGAACATATCTCTGTGTTTGAAGCGTTACTTCAATTAGATAAGAAGGATACAGGGCTATCAGATATCCAAACCGAATTGCTAAAGCTATTTGCAACAGGGGCGCCAGATAAGGAAATTGTTAATAGCACTTCTGCAAATAGCATTTCAACAATTCGACAACATCGATTTAAATTGAAAGAAAAAGAAAAACAAGCAAAAGTTTTTCTGGCAATTATGCAAGCTTTAGAAACAACAAAAGTATATGAACCAATTCATAAGGGGGCAACACAGGTGGATGAGCGTTATGCGATTACAGTAGAAGAGAAAGAAAAAGTACTAGCAACGTATTTTAAAAATGGCTTAGATGGTCCTATTGAAAGCTTTCCGAGTAAGGAAAAACGAAAAATAATTTTACTGCAACATATTGTCACGAAGTTTGCGGTAGGGCGTAAATATAGCGAAAAAGAAGTAAATGCTATTTTAAAGCCTATATATATCGATTATGTTTCAATTAGAAGATACTTAATTGAATATGGTTTTCTAGATCGAAGTGACGATTGTATAACTTATTGGGTGAAAGAAGTTTAAAACAGACCTTTTCGAAAGATTCAAATAGTAAATGTCTATTAAATTTATTTTTTTGAAATAACGGTCTTATAACCGAAAGTTAATAGCGAGCCTCGCGAGTGAAGCGGTTCATCGAACGCCCCCAGGAAGCTTTGCTCTGTGCGAAAGCGAAGCGACAGCAACAAAGCTCCCGGTCGGAACGGAAATCTACCACACGTTATGGTGATGCGCCAAATCACTTTAGTTGTTATTAATTTTCTGATTAACTATACTAGGTTGTAGTAAAATAGAAAGGATGATTGGATGAGTAGGAACTTTATTATATTTGGGGCAAGCCAAGGTCTAGGTGATGCATTTGTAAAGGGCTTGCCGACCAAAGGGGATACAGTGTGGCTAGTATCTCGCACACGACCAAGCAGTTTAGATATAGATGATGGCGTAAATCGTAAATGGCTGACAATTGATTTAACTAGTCAGCAACATATTCCTACTTTAAAAGAAGCTTTAAAAGACATTGCGATTGATGTATTAATTTACAATGTCGGTGTTTGGGAAAAGCGTGGTTTTGAAGATGACTATACGTTTGATAACGATGAAGTTGGGGATATTGCAAACTTAATTAATATTAATTTAACTTCAACAATTACATATATTCAGGCGCTTTTACCTAATTTGAGACAGGCGAAGAACGGAAAAATTATATTGATTGGTTCGACAGCAGGTTTAGATCATACGAATAATGTACAAGTTTCGTTTGTCACATCTAAATTTGGCTTACGTGGTATTACAAATGCTTTACGTGAGCATGTTAGGAAAGATAAAATCTCTGTAACATGTATTAATCCAGGAGAGTTAGCTGCTGAAGTACCATATGAAGAAGGGGCTGAAAAGGCAATTATGTTGTATGAAGGT of Lysinibacillus agricola contains these proteins:
- a CDS encoding GNAT family N-acetyltransferase gives rise to the protein MDQLLQHLQRVGVHNLKNDRVIMLEILENKLHLASEIDVLINELLDKLHSSCLKKIMLECPKMLLDSLNRTRSKMEIIGERVVYKRSLMTSLNVSIPDYEVWSISDNNSVSFLSEVMGISFIDAEKFLTGMSIELPSQVKEMFTVYKVNKEPVGVVFPHIEPNTDKEGRIFWIGMHPNFLGSGFGRNLHAIGLYRLKNEFKAISYLGMTQVDNIPMRNIMVLNGCIQNENTVISLQYSV
- a CDS encoding dihydrofolate reductase family protein; the encoded protein is MSREVVLYIAASLDGFIAKEDNDLQWLTDTEGEGDAGYAEMYQSIDTTIMGKKTYDYILKNSESFPYPEKKCYVFSNSEKGSDEYVEFVHEDVVEFTRKLKEQEGSKIWMVGGAGILDAFIKQNLIDEYIITVTPHILGSGIPLFKEKSPQIDLILIDTRRYGQFVQLHYKVNQTKK
- a CDS encoding M20 metallopeptidase family protein; translation: MAIETLTNELTGLFDEIVENRRFLHRNPELSFQEEKTSRFIADTLKSYGISVQENVGDKGVVGFIQGKEPGKTIAFRADFDALPIEDQKEVTYKSTVPGVMHACGHDGHTATLLAMAKVLQKHKDSFHGTAKFIFQPAEEKPPGGAKFMIEDGVLDDVDYVFGAHLATDLPIGKLSTASNAIMASVDAFTIKIFGKGGHGARPHETKDSIIAATQLVQHLQQIVSRRINPTEAAFVTVGSIHAGNACNCRLYFVRLYLA
- a CDS encoding GNAT family N-acetyltransferase; translation: MSDMLPKLFFDHFTQTSFVAEKDGKLVGFLIGFLSQTHSNEAYIHFVGVHPEYRKHNIGKHLYNMFFNVVKQNNRSIVRCVTSPVNKGSIAYHTKMGFEIEDGDRIVEDLSINTDFDGPNQDRVLFVKKLN
- a CDS encoding DUF2087 domain-containing protein, encoding MNVSDLTIEELSKGYVKAGDAYECIFCKESFDAEEVFKINDRFFTAKKAIQRHIENEHISVFEALLQLDKKDTGLSDIQTELLKLFATGAPDKEIVNSTSANSISTIRQHRFKLKEKEKQAKVFLAIMQALETTKVYEPIHKGATQVDERYAITVEEKEKVLATYFKNGLDGPIESFPSKEKRKIILLQHIVTKFAVGRKYSEKEVNAILKPIYIDYVSIRRYLIEYGFLDRSDDCITYWVKEV
- a CDS encoding SDR family NAD(P)-dependent oxidoreductase — encoded protein: MSRNFIIFGASQGLGDAFVKGLPTKGDTVWLVSRTRPSSLDIDDGVNRKWLTIDLTSQQHIPTLKEALKDIAIDVLIYNVGVWEKRGFEDDYTFDNDEVGDIANLININLTSTITYIQALLPNLRQAKNGKIILIGSTAGLDHTNNVQVSFVTSKFGLRGITNALREHVRKDKISVTCINPGELAAEVPYEEGAEKAIMLYEGTRIPVQDIVAIVQCVINLSPVSCVKEINIPAITDMNA
- a CDS encoding MDR family MFS transporter — translated: MNLHLQNVKRTPIMVALMTGAFVATLNETLLGNALPVLMNEFQVGATTIQWLTAAYLLVVGALIPVTALIQQWFTTRQLFFISMITFLIGTIVAALAPTFMLLLVGRVVQAIGTGLIIPLLMNTLLMIYPAEKRGSIMGILFLIFTFAPAIGPTLSGIVIEALDWRWLFYIVIPITLLSFIIGYFYLVNVTELTKSKVDILSIILSTLGFGGVVYGFSATGNGGWSDPQVYWPIVIGSLALILFVVRQLRISNPILELRTFKFPMFSLSIILLIIVMMSMFATTTLLPMFMQSVLLVTAFQSGLTMLPGSVVNGLMSPITGKLFDRFGARIIIIPGLLIVSIALYLFTRFTLESTTLQITITHCLLMIGVALVLVPVQTYGLNQITSEYYPHGSAIFSTLQQVAGAIGTSLFIATMSARSRSHLAQSTDSNDVTQQLTASVAGYSDTFMLGFIISIIAVVVSLFIRKKQVN
- a CDS encoding TetR/AcrR family transcriptional regulator gives rise to the protein MDLRKRRSMQLLWKALFDLMTEKKILFSKLTVDQICEKAMVHRSTFYKHFDDKFKLLEYGLNEIMEGYWEIPLDKRILQPFYWSDEFFEDSETHKLVSAQQGDELFFDCMTTYSMRLLKKDSLKFIQHSKTIDIPHDLLAEFHVATMVALSEWWRKNPNLVSLEQLDEYFHTLVNGNIFDVEEKKNEIL
- the yiaA gene encoding inner membrane protein YiaA — protein: MSNDHEVLVDKEKRNDLKVKEERKEGEPTPAFKGASWAALLVGVASYLIGLFNATMELNEKGFYFAVLVFGLYSAISLQKAVRDKDEGVPVTTIYYGLSWFALIVSISLMAIGLYNAGSVVLSEKGFFGMAFVLSLFAAITVQKNIRDTQRAREKG
- a CDS encoding metal-dependent hydrolase; this encodes MLLLFMHVLTHALVGAVIVFLLKDARNLSIPKKIILSVIGGFAGILPDTLGVRTSTPWSHSILFAPIFVLPVALITKKIFREIIWWKIWIILTSATIVGHIIVDFLTHEVSLIYPLSQKQYAYVIFEAGDPWVWFPLMITLIIVIFSSKHSMKSIIIVLLLVGSYMGIRSYSKSELTSKLEEYYGEKNAIILVSPPGENLMNIKNPLEYLKWSYDLYSEQRIIRGFSPLLGDSLENHTNLYYPEPKPVEVSINGPYRSGEDPSFNVIREVRKSGNYYLVCIEENHNDPRIFRQEIDGRWIEVQGTEKLRVLDYS
- a CDS encoding TetR/AcrR family transcriptional regulator codes for the protein MARGKKVFSEEDKTLIKSKLKDECMAFWISPGYKETSIGALCKKAEISTGTFYNLYSSKEELFFEVLYDIQDTIYENFIERIEQCPEKSGFETAIIQLYYEYESKPFLYDVKTTDFTSFYSKLSEEMKEKLIFDSSELFRTAIKRANLKLKVSENLAFSTFTVLLSSIASKEGISQNCDHLAAFQFMTKQLVASIFE